One Hordeum vulgare subsp. vulgare chromosome 4H, MorexV3_pseudomolecules_assembly, whole genome shotgun sequence DNA window includes the following coding sequences:
- the LOC123450807 gene encoding amino acid transporter AVT1C-like, which produces MAAGGASAQLSTRLAFFLLLKRRPRIGDGFTRVNEVEESLDPTLDLVGVDSLARLDGVGYSISIIHLISGEYDIVFWSTSSCLKSNYIELPPPSSKCSSGQSVINGLNVLCRVGILTTCFGIKQAGWLSLLLLPLLGGCSCYTGLLLKRCIDSSPTIETYPDIGRAAFGIPGRVFVSVVLYLELYACCVEYITLLGDSLSSVFPSAHLAFTGIYLNSHNLFAISMALAILPSVWLRNLSLLSYLSAGGVVATLTVIVCLFWVDIGDGVGFHPSGSALNLTHLPVALGLYGYCFSGHLVFANIYSSMKERSQFPFVLLFCFIVVTIVYSGVVATGFLMFGESTMSQFTLNMPQQYVPSKIAIWMTIVNPYTKYALTMTLVALSIEEALPKKMQNYVAGMCVRTVLVLSTVVVALSFPYFALVMALLGSVFTMLAVRIRRAAGLPLDPEEDFEKEEVVKEEKEKEQELTEEALPLGVREKASTMEEGMDLWA; this is translated from the exons ATGGCGGCCGGCGGGGCGTCGGCGCAACTGTCCACGAGGCTCGCCTTCTTCCTACTACTCAAGCGCCGCCCACGGATAGGCGATGGCTTCACCCGCGTCAACGaggtcgaggagtcccttgatccaaCCCTCGACCTCGTCGGTGTCGACAGCCTCGCCCGTCTCGATGGGGTCGGTTACTCGATCTCCATCATCCATCTCATCTCCGGCGAGTACGATATCG TTTTTTGGTCAACATCGTCGTGCCTGAAATCCAACTACATTGAGCTCCCACCGCCATCCTCCAAGTGTAGCAGTGGACAATCTGTCATCAACG GTCTCAATGTCTTGTGCCGTGTTGGAATTCTCACTACGTGTTTTGGAATCAAACAAGCGGGATGGTtaagcctcctcctccttcctttgtTGGGAGGATGTTCATGCTACACCGGTTTGCTTCTCAAGAGATGCATAGACAGCTCGCCAACCATTGAAACATACCCCGATATCGGACGAGCCGCTTTCGGTATCCCGGGTCGAGTATTTGTATCG GTTGTCCTTTATCTAGAACTTTAT GCATGCTGCGTGGAGTACATCACACTGCTAGGAGACAGCTTGTCTTCAGTGTTTCCTTCTGCGCATTTAGCTTTTACCGGCATCTACTTGAACTCTCATAACCTGTTCGCGATATCAATGGCTTTGGCAATTCTCCCATCAGTCTGGCTCAGAAATCTCAGTCTCCTCTCCTATCTTTCTG CTGGAGGCGTGGTTGCAACCCTAACAGTCATTGTGTGCCTGTTTTGGGTTGATATTGGCGATGGAGTTGGGTTCCACCCTTCTGGTAGTGCGCTGAACCTGACCCACCTTCCAGTGGCACTTGGTTTGTATGGATACTGCTTCTCAGGGCACTTGGTTTTCGCAAATATATACTCATCAATGAAGGAGCGCTCGCAGTTCCCTTTTGTCCTCCTGTTCTG CTTTATAGTGGTCACAATTGTGTACTCTGGGGTCGTGGCCACAGGGTTTCTGATGTTCGGCGAGTCCACGATGTCGCAATTCACACTGAACATGCCACAACAGTATGTTCCCTCCAAGATCGCCATTTGGATGACG ATTGTGAATCCATACACCAAATATGCCTTGACGATGACACTGGTTGCCTTGTCGATAGAGGAGGCTTTGCCTAAAAAGATGCAAAATTACGTTGCAGGAATGTGTGTTAGGACAGTTCTTGTCCTCTCAACTGTCGTCGTGGCTCTATCTTTTCCATACTTTG CCTTGGTGATGGCATTGCTTGGATCTGTCTTCACAATGCTTGCG GTACGGATCCGGAGGGCCGCAGGGCTACCTCTGGATCCGGAGGAGGATTtcgagaaggaggaggtggtgaaggaggaaaaggagaaggagcaggagctgACGGAGGAGGCGTTGCCGCTGGGTGTGAGGGAGAAGGCGTCGACGATGGAGGAGGGCATGGATCTGTGGGCTTAG